Sequence from the Amycolatopsis sp. NBC_00345 genome:
CACCCGCCTGCGCCACAACCGGCGCGACCGCCGCCAGCGCCGACGCTCGATAGTAGGAGCTGGTGATCGAGTGGGCAATGCGCTCAGCCCGGTCCAGGTCACCCGCCTGCGCCACAACCGGCGCCACGGCCGCCAGCGCCATCACTTGCTGGTCGGGTTCGGTGATCGAGCGGGCGATGGCTTCCGCCCGGTCCAGGTCACCGGCCTGCGCCACAATTTTGGCGACCGCCGATGCTCGGTACTCGGGGCTTGTGATCGAGCTGGCGGTGTGCTCGGCGTCGTGCAGGATCGCCGCAGCCCGGTCACGGCTACCGGCCTGCGCCACAACCTCAGCCACCCTCGCCAGCGCCGACGCCCGGTATTCGGGGTCGGTGATCGAGCGGGCGATGCGCTCGGCCCGGTCCAGGTCGCCGACCCGCGCTGCCACCTGCGCCGTCTCCGCTAGTGCATTTGCTTGCTCGGCAAAGTCGATAGTCGAGCCCGCGGTGTCCTCTGCTTCATGCAGCAATGCCACAGCCCGGTCACGATTACCGGCCTGCGCCACAACTTCAGCCACCCTCGCCAGGGCGAACACTTGATGGATAGGTGCGGTAATCGAACGGGCGATCTGCACAGCGCGATCGATCTCGTCCAGCCGCGCCCAGGTAGCCGGGATGACCACTGGGATGTCGGTGTTGCGGACTCGCAGCCGCTCTCGATGCCGGGCCAAACGCACGATCACGTTCAGGTCAATCGTCGGCGCGGCGGCACACAAGTCGATCGCCTTCACGATCTCCGCCAGTGCCGCACTGTCCCCACCGGACATCAGCAGCAGGCGTTCCTGGCGATCCCGGTCGATCACACACGCCACCAACCGCGACAGATCTCCGGCTTGCGCGAGCATGTCCGGATAGCCGCGCAACAAGTAGTCCGGTGTGGCCTTCGGCCAGTGCCCGTCGCAGTAGTCCTGTGCCCACTGGTGCAGGCGATCCCGATAGCCCGCCAGGCTGGCAGCGCCGAACTGATCACACGCGGCTTCGTGGAGGTCCTCGTGCGCGAGCACGTACACCGTGGTGTCGCTGCGGTAGTGGCTCGCGCGACGAGTGAAACTGCGGCCCGCCACCGTTTTGAGGTACTCGCGCACCTCCCATGGCTCACAGTTGGTCAAAGTCATCAAGTCGGTGTCGGACAAGGCGCCGCTCGCCGCCACGGCCAACCCGAGTAAATCCCGCCCCAGGGGGGCACCACGCAGCAGACTGATCAGATCGCGTTCCATCTGCTCCCGGAGATCATGCGCGTGCGGTGATGCCGACAGCACACGCTGGATGCCGGGGTCGCGCAGGGGATGGTCCGACGGCACATCCCCTGGCAGGGGCGGGTCCGTGCGGCTGGCGACGATCACCCGCATCCCCGCCGGAGGTGTGGCGGGCAGCAGGTTGGCGATGCTGTGCCAGTCGTCGCCGCTGTGCGCACCCCGGTCCTCATCCAACCCGTCCACAACCAGCACGAACTGCTCACCCCGCGCCAGACAGCCCTGCGCCGTGTCGGCCAACAACCCCAGCAAATGGGCCTCGCGGGTGGTGTCGGTCAAGAACGGCGGCAGAGACTGCTGCAACACCGCCAACAACTGTTCCAGCAAATTTTCAATGAACGCGGCCCGGTCATTCTGACTGGCCAGTCGGGCGGTGATGAAGAACGACACGATCCGCACCCTGGGCGGGGGGTGCAGCACGAACCAGGACAGCAACGCGGACTTGCCCGACCACGCCTTCGCTCGCCACCACAAATACCGACCGGCCGTGGCCGGGTCCGTGCAGAACTGCCCCAGCTCGGCCAACTCCTGTTCACGGCCCAGCAGGTCCAGGGGAGCGAGCTGGCCGACCTGCTCGTGGTAGCGCGTCCGGACCGGGGTACCGGCGACCAGATTGACGTCACCGTTGAGCACTCCGATCTGCACAACCTGCCCGAACACGTTCCCGGCGATCGTGTTATTGCCCCCGAATGCAGCCGCGGGGTACTGCGCAGCCTCGTCGTCGCCGGACCGTTCCGCAGCCACTACCTCGGCCCCTTCTCCTGCGCCCCGCCCACCGATGACACCCCGATCCATCGCCACCCCGACAGAGCACCGCACGGCACCGTCGGCGCTAGCGATGGTAGCTGGGCGTCGCGACGTATCGCAGTCAAGTCGCGACACAAGCCGATCGATAGCAGGATTGTCAAAGGCCAGTTCGGACTCCCCACTGGCGGCTGGAGAGCGGGAGATACCTGGCCGCACTTCGGTCACCGTAAGTGATACGACTCCTCGTGGTGGACCCCATCGACGCGACCGAGCACCGGAAGCGGCGCGGCAGCCTGGGGTCTTGGACGGCTTCGGACCGTCTGCTGTTCGCTGATCCGGCGCCGCAGCCGCGCAGGTGGCGATGCCGGGCAGACCCGCCCGGCGGTTCGCGTCCACCTTCGCCTGTCACCGACCGTACAAGTGGCCGCGGACAACCGAACCTTCGGTCCGGCGGCGGTGATAGATATCGTGGTCAGTCACACCCGGCTACCCCTTCCGCTCACCGGACCCTCGCGCACGGTGCCTGAACGGCCACCGACTCGACCTCACCGGTCAAACTCGTCGTACTACCACGTCCTGGGCTTGCACGCCACGCTGTGCAACCTCTGTACCGAACTCCGGCTCGACCGCCGCGGTCAGTGGCGTCAGGCTTGATCGATGTCGGCGAGAAATGACCGCACCTGTTCAGCGCCGCGACGACCTCGAGGATTCGGCGGGGATCGGGTGGCTCACTGCCTGCCGTCGCGAATGCCGGCACCGTGTGACTACGCCTCCGTCTCCGATGTCGATGTCGCGGCCATCGCTGGTGTGACGGTGTTCTTCTCGGTCGCCGGAAGCTGGAGGTCGATGCGACCAGAGAACCATTCGTAGGACCAACTCGGCCATGATCCGGTCGGTGCGGTGACGTCCTCGCCGGGCGGGGAGCTGGTGTGGGCGGAAGCGGCCGGGGTGCGGCAGCGATGGCGATGTCATCGCAACCCGGCCCGGGCCCGTGGCGGCCCGGCCCCGGTGTTCCGGTGCACGATCGAGTGCGGGCAAGTTCGCAACCAGGCGGGTCTGGTATCAGGATTCGGGAGCGTCGTGGTGTTCGGCCAGTGCGTCGGCGCAGGCGGCGAGATCACGGCGCAGGCGGTCCTGCGCCGCTGCGGAGAGCGGCGTGAGCATCCGCTTTTCGACCGACTTCACGAGGATGCTGGCTGCCCGAAGCTGTTCCCGGCCCGTCTGGGTGAGTTGGCTGGGCAAGGCTCTGCCGTGCGGTGTGCTCGCTGGACGGGCGACCAGTCCACGGTCCTGTAGTCCGCGCAGCACCAGGTTCATCGACTGGCGCGAGACAAACACGGCGCGCGCCAGCTCCGCGTTGGACAGTCCCGGTTGCCGTGCGAGCACTTCGAGACACGCGTACTGCGGCACGGTCAGACCTAGTGGACGCAGTTCGGCGTCCATGCGCGTGCGCAGCGCGGCGGCTGCCCGTTTCAGCACATAACCCACGACCTCGTCCAACGGACCGGCCGACTCGGCTTGACTCATGTCAACATCATGACATACATTGGTCTATGTCAGCACATTGACATCTATCACGGAGGACAGCATGAACGTGACCGGACCCGTTTTCCTCGCTCTGCAGGTCCGCGACCTCGACCGGGCCGCCGAGTTCTACGAGACCAAGCTCGGGCTGCGCAGGCTGCCCACCAGTCCGCCCGGCGCGGTGGTGTTCGGCACTCAGCCGATCCCGTTCGCCGTGCGGGAGCCACTGCCCGGGGTCGACCTGGACGCCGCGTCCCCGCGCCCGGGAGTCGGGGTCGTGCCGTGGCTGTGCTGCGACGACACGCAAGCACTGCACGACCAGCTCAAGGCCGCCGGGGTCACCATCGTCACCGAGCCGTTCGACGGGCCCTTCGGCCGCACGTTCGCCTTCGCCGACCTGGACGGCTACGCGATCACCGTCCACGACGAGGCCTGACGGCGGAGGGGGCGAACCATGACTGGCCACACGGTGAACGTCGACGTACTCGGACCGTGGTCGCTCGAGACGAGCAAGCGGTTCTGGGCGGGCTTCGCCCCCGCCACGCTGGCAGCCCAGCACGCTCCCGCCGAGCTGCGGACGGTGTTCCGCGTCGAGGGCGACTGGAGCCGCGCGGAGGTGCGGGTCGCCCAGCACGGCGACTCCGCGCGGATCACGGTGACCGGTGACGGCGACCTCGACCGGGCCGCCCGGCAGGTTTGCCGGTTTCTGTCCCTGGACGTCGACGCCCGCGGCTGGCCCGAGGTGGCGCGCCGCGACCGGATCATCGCCCACGCGCAGGAACGGCTGCCCGGCCTGCGGCCCTGTGGTTTCCATTCCGCCTACGAGGCCGCGGCATGGGCTGTGCTGTCCCAGCGGGTCCGGATCGTCCAAGCGGCCCGGCTACGCGAGAACCTCATCCGCGACCACGGCCAGGACGGCGCCTTTCCCACCCCCGGCCGGGTGCGCGGCCTCGATCTCGACCTGCCCGGCCGCAAGATCGAATACCTGCACGCCGTCGCCGAGGCAGCCTTGGACGGACACCTCGACAGCGACAAGCTCCGGGCGATGAATCCCGACGACGCGGTCCGCCGCGTGCAGGAGGTGAAGGGTCTTGGGCCATTCGCAGCCGAACTGGTCGTCATCCGGGGCGCCAACGCCCCGGACATGATCCCGCACCACGAACACCGGCTCGACAACGAGATCGTCCAGCAGTACGGCCCCGGCCACACGCTCGCCGAGGTGTCCGACGCATGGCGGCCGTTCCGCACCTGGGCCTCGGTCCACCTGCGCACCCTGCGCGAAGAACGGACCCACGAAATCGCCGGGCACACGCCGGCCTGAAACGCACCACAGCCCTGCCTTCGACCGTGGAGGCATCCCGTGCTCCTCGCTGAAGCACACGCATCCTCGAGGCACCGACCTGGTGTCCGAATGGCCGGCGATCATGCCCTGCCCGTCGAACGTGCCATTGCCGCAGGCCAGAACACATGAGCCGACTTCGGGCACCCCACGGACCTCCGCGACGGCAGGTCCGTCGTCGGTGAGGTCGTGGTAGCTCTTCCTTGAGCGCTCCGTTCTCGTCGTGCGGGGCACGGTGCGACGCGGGTGCGTCGACCCGGTCAGCCGTTGGGCAGGACGACCGCGCGGCCGGTGACCTTTCCGGCGGCCAGCCGCTCGTACGCGAGCGGGGCCTCGTCAAGGGTGTAGATCTCGGTCCGGACAGACAACGCGCCCGCCTGGGCGAGAGCGATCACCTCGACGAGATCACCGCGAGTCCCCCAGTACGGGGCGTACGCGCTCATACCGGGCGGCACCAGCATGAAGCCCATCTGCATCGCGCCGCCACCCAAACCGACGTTCAGCACCCGTGCCTCCGCGGCAGCGGACGCGACAGCGATGCGACCAGTCGCCTCCACCCCGACGAAGTCGAACACCGCCTCGGCGCCGAAGCCACCGGTGAGCGTACGGATCGCCTCAGGCACGGACGCGTCCGACACCAGCGCCTCGTGCGCACCGACCTCCCGAGCGAGAGCCAGCTTGTCCTCACCCACGTCAAGCGCGACAACCCGCGCCGGAGTGAGCGCACGCAGCAACTGAATCGCCACATGACCCAGGCCGCCGACACCGATCACCACCGCGGTCGAACCCGGCACCAACGCAGGCAACGCCCACCTGACGGCGTGGTACGGGGTCAGACCGGCATCGGTCAGCGACACGGCAGCCACCGGGTCAAGCCCCACGAAAGGAACCAGATGACGCACGTCATCGACGAGCAGGTACTGCGCGAGAGCACCCGGAGCACCCAGCCCTGGAGAACGGATACCCAGCCCACGGGCATGCGGGCAATAGTTCTCCCGGCCCGCCGCGCACGCAGCGCAGACACCACAACCCCACGCGCCATAAACGGCGACACTGTCGCCGACCACCACCCCCGCCGCACCCTCCCCGAGCGCCGCCACCGTCCCCACACCCTCGTGGCCGAGGGACAACGGCAGCGGGAACGGCAACCGCTCCGCCGTCATGTGCATCAGGGCGAGGTCGGAGTGACACAAGCCGGCCGCGGTGACCTTCACCAGCACCTGACCCGGACCCGGCTCGGGATCGGGGACCTCGACGACCTCAGGCGCCGCGCCGACACTCCGGTACTGAACTGCTTTCATGAGGATCTCGCCTTCGTCTTGTGGGGCCGCCGGTCACCCGGCGGTCAGGACGAACCCTTCATAGCCCGCCGCGGCGACCACGTCGCACCGCTCGCGGTACGTGCCAAGGCCCCCGGCGTACGGCATGAAGACGCGCGGTTTGCCGGACACATTGGCGCCCAGGTACCAGGAGTTCGCCTCGGAGTACAGCAATGCCTCGCTCACCTCGTTGACGTGGCGCACCCAGTCCTGCTCGGCCCGCTCGGTCGCCTCGACCGCGACCACGCCCCGCTCGCGGGCATAGCCGATGCACTCGGCGATCCACTCCACGTGCTGCTCGATCGACATCACCATGTTGGTCAGGACCGACGGGCTGCCGGGCCCGGCGACCAAGAACAGGTTGGGGAAGCCGGCGCTCTGCAGGCCCAGGTAGGTGACCGGCCCTGCCGACCACTTGCCGCGCAGGGTGCGTCCGCTCCGGCCGCGGATGTCGATGGAGGCCAGGCTGCCGGTCATCGCGTCGAAGCCGGTGGCGAACACGATCACGTCGGCTCCGTGCTCGGTGCCGCCTACGACCACGCCGCGCTCGCTGAGCCGCTCGATCGGATTCTCGCTCACGTCGACCAGGCGGACGTTGTCGCGGTTGTAGGTCGCGTAGTAGCCGGTGTCCAGGCAGGGGCGTTTGGCCCCGAACGGGTAGCCGCGCGGGCACAGTCGCTCGGCGGTGGCCGGGTCGTCGACGATCTCGCGGATCTTGCCGCGGACGAAGTCGGCGACCTGGTCGTTGACGGTCCGGTCGGTCATCACGTCGCGGTAGCTGGTGGTCAGGCCGGACAGGGTGCCTGCCGCCCAGATCTCGGCGAACACCTCCTGCCGCTCGTCAGCGGTCGCCTCCAGCGCGCTGGTGCTGCCCTCGGGGACCCTGGACATGCCGACGAAGCCATGGCGGGCCCGGTCGCGCAGCTCGGGATAGCGCGCCTTGATCTCCTTGACCTCACCGGGTTCGAGGTCGCGGTTCCGGGCGGGAATCGCGAAGGCGGCGGTGCGCTGGAAGACGGTGAGCCGGGCGGCCTGCTCGGCGATGATCGGGATGGACTGGATGCCGGAGGAGCCCGTGCCGATCACGGCGACCCGCTTGCCGGTGAAGTCCACACCGCCGACCGGCCAGCGCGCGGTGTGGAACCAATCGCCGGCGAAGGAGTCGATGCCGTCGATGGCGGGCAGCTGGGAGGACGACAGGCAGCCGGTGGCCATGACACACCAGGTGGCCCGGTACTCCTCGTCCCGCTCGGTGCACACCGTCCACGACATCGCCGCCTCGTCGTAGTGTGCGCTGGCGACGCGGGCGTTCAGGCGGATGTCGGGGCGCAGGCCGAAGCGGTCGGCGACGTGGTTGAGGTAACGCAGGAGCTCGGGCCTCGCCGGGTAGCGTTCGGTCCACTCCCACTCCTGCTGCAGATCCTCGCTGAAAGAGTAGGAGTAGTCGAAGCCCTCGACGTCGACACGTGCGCCGGGGTAGCGGTTCCAGTACCAGGTGCCGCCGACTCCGTCGCCGGCTTCCAGGACCACCGCGTTCAGACCGGTTTCGCGCAGTTTGTGCAGCATGTACAGCCCGGAGAACCCGGCGCCGACGATCACGGCGTCGACCTGGGCCGGCGCCGTGGCTTCTCCGCTGCCGGCGAGGGTGCTGGACATGGGAACTCCGTTCGTGCGCGGGAAATGCGAGTCAGTCGAGGAGCAGGTCCGAGAGGTCCGCTCAAGGCGGGTTTGGCAGCCGCGGCCAGTTTTCGAGGACGGCGTCGAGGGCGTCCAGCGCCCGCGCCCACGACACGTCCGCCCCGCGCGAGGTGTGCCGGAACCCTCCCCCGCGCTCCAGGCTCACGTAACCATGGAACGTGCTGTGCAGCAGCCGCACCGCGTCCGTCTGATCAGGCTCGGAAAGCCCGTAACCACGCAAGAGCGCCCGGGTCAGCTCCGCGTGCCGACGCGCAGCGACGGGGTCCGGCGGCTCCCCGTCGAGTTCGAACTGCGTTGCGGCGTAGCGCCCCGGATGGTCCTTCGCGTAGTCCCGGTAGGCGTTCGCGAACGCCACGAGCGCGTCCTTGCCCGCTCGCCCCGCCAACGCGCCGGACACCTGGTCGGCCAGCTCGGTCAACGCCAGCGCCGCCACCCGCGCCTTCAGGTCCCGCGCGTTCTTGATGTGCGAATACAGGCTCGCGTCCTTGACCCCGAAACCACGCGCGAGCGCGGACACAGTCACGTTCTCGAAACCGACCTCATCGGCCAGCTCCGCCGCCGCCCTGGTCAGGCGTTCGGTGGTCACCCCCGCGCGCGCCATGGATCCCCTTTCGCCGTTCCTAGGATATTTAACCATTTGCCTAGATCCTCTAGGAAGAGCTACATTCGCTGCCATGAGACCCGTCACCGAGCGTGAGATCCGCGCGTCGTTCGTCAACTGCAGCAAGGGCGAGGCGAACCGGCTCGCCGTGCCCCGGGATCTCACCACCTCACCGTGGCACGACCTGGACTTCCTCGGCTGGCGGGACCCCGCCGCACCGGACCGCGCCTACCTGGTCACCGAGTCCGCCGACGAACTCGTCGGCATCACGCTGCGCCGAGCCACCCCGCCCACCGGGACCCCACGCAGCAACCTCTGCTCACTGTGCCTGACCACACACTCCGGCGGCGGCGTCTCACTGCTGACCGCACGCAAAGCAGGCCGTGAGGGCAAGCAAGGCAACTCGGTCGGATCCTACTTCTGCACCGACCTCGCCTGCTCGCTCTACCTACGCGGGAAGAAGAAGGTCGCCTCCGGTGAGCGGATCCGCGAATCCCTGACCACCGAGGAACAGATCGAGCGGGCCGTAACCAAACTCGCCGGATTCCTGGCCAAGGTGCGCGGATGAACGGCTGGACCAGCACCCCGATCGAGGCGGGCCTCGTGCATGCCGCCGCACCGGCTGCCCGCAGCGGCCAGGAAGCGCTTCCTTGTCGCCGCGGACGCGGGCAGTTCGGGTACATGCCCGGCCGCTTTCGGGCAAACATCGGCGTAATCGGTTCAAGTCTCCCAGCCGGCAGTGGAAAGTCATTTCAGCCCGTGATCATTTTCGCCAGGCTCTGAACGAATTCCCCAAGGAGCGTTACTCATGAACATCTTGCGCAAGGTCGGGCAGTCGGCCTTCCCGTCGCCGCCTCCGCGGCCATCGCGGTGTCGGCCGGCAGGCAGCCAGCCCTCCGAATGGGGGCTGGTCATCGAGTCCTGACCGTTCCGGACGGGGCAGCCCGGAAACACGTCACCTCATGAGGGCCAGGACGGCGCTCCGGCGGCGAACGCCAGGAAGGCTCCGGGAGCTCGATGTTCCCGCAACCCCAGCGGCCCGGCCAGGAAACCGGCGGCGCCGGGGCCTTTGAGCGTGGCCGGCAACCGCGCCGGCGATCGCCGGGTCGATCGCGATGGCGAGGTGGATCTGTGTGGTCAAACAGTTCCGTGGCCCGGCCACCCGCCGCGCCAAACGCTGCATGCTTCCAGGCCGAACCGCCATCGTGCGCCGACATGACGCCCGGTCCTTCCCCTCATGGGCGCCGGATCAGCCTCTCGGCCTGAGGTCCAGCCGGTGCCTGGGTGACCCTGGGGCGCTATCGGGCCTCGGTGGCGAGGGAGTCGGTCCAGCGATACGGGTTCGCGGGAACGCTGCCGAGCCAAGGTTCGATGTTTTTCCTACCACCATTCAGGAGTGACGTTGAGATCGACGACCCACGCGTTCGGGCTCGTATTCACCAGCGCGTTGATGCTCGGTGGTGTGCTGGGCGGGTTTCCCGCATCGGCCGCGCCGGCCACGACGGTCCAGTGGACGGCGTGTCCGGAGGACACGACCGCGGAGTGCGGCAGCCTGCGCCTGCCGGTCGACTACGGGAGCCCGGCGGAGGGAACGTTCGATCTCGCGGTGGCCCGCCGCAAGGCGACGGATCCGGCCAAACGGATCGGGGTCCTGCTGATCAACCCCGGCGGTCCGGGCGGTTCCGGGGTGGACTACGCGCTGCGTACGAACCTGTTCAGCCCGGACATCTACGCCCGCTTCGACGTCGTCGGCTGGGATCCTCGCGGCGTGTCCCGCAGCCGGCCGGTGATGTGCTCCAACGAACTGCTGGACCACCCGGCGTCGATCTTCCCGGCCAGCCAGGCCGAATTCGACGCGCTGGGCGCGTACAACCGCAAGCTGCTCGACGACTGCCGCCGGCGCACCGGGCCGCTCGCCGACCACGTCGACACCGCCTCCACCGCCCAGGACATGGACCAGATCCGGCGCGCGCTCGGTGAGAAGCAGATCAACTACTTCGCCGCGTCCTACGGCACGTTGATGGGCCAGCAGTACGCGGAGCGCTACGGCGACAAGATCCGCACCATGGTCCTGGACAGCAACATGGACCACAGCCTGGGCATCTGGGACTACGCGTCCACGGAATCGGCCGCGATGGAGACCACGTTCACCGAATGGGCAAGATGGTGCGACCGGACCCCGTCGTGCGCGTTGCACGGCCGGAACGTCATCCAGCTGTGGCACGACGTGCTGGCCAGGGCCGACCGCGGTGAACTCACCGATCCCGACCACCCCGGTACGCTCCTGCGCGCGCAAGACATCGTCAGCACCATGGGATTCGGCCTGTACCGGCCGAATCAGTACGCGTCGCTGGCCACCTACGTGCTCAAGCTGAGCCAGCAGTCCAAGAGCGATTCCGCCCGGCCGCGGACTTCGGCCAGCACGGAGAGCAACAGCGTTTACCAGGCGGCGGTCTGCTCAGACTGGAACTTCCCGATCCGTACCTTCGCCGAGTACCAGGCGCTGGAGGCCCGGGAGCGCGCGCTGGCTCCCACCATGCGCGGCGGAACAGTCGGCCACACCGACGTCACCGCATGCGTCGGCGTGACCGATCCGGTCACCAACCCCCAGCACCCGCTGAAAATCCGCAACGCGCCGCAGATCCTGATGCTCGACGCGGTCTACGACCCGTCAACGCCCTACGCCTGGACCGTCAACGCCCACCAGCAGTCGAGGAACACCACCACTCTGCTGACCTACGACGGCTGGGGCCACTCCTCCTACGACCGCAGCGGCAGCCCGTGCGTCCGAGCCGCAGTCGAGACCTACCTGACAACGCGGAAGACCCCGGCACCGGACAGTCACTGCGCGGCCGTCGACCCGCCCGGCGCCCCCAAGGCAGCAGCGGCGGAGAACAAAAGGGACGTCGCGCAGCTTCACGCCGGGTGAGCCGGGACGATCCGTTTCCGGATTCGCGCGGTGCCGGGCACGTGATGAGCCGACGTTCGAGGGCCCTGACGACTTGACTACCTGCCGCGGACCTCGCCGAAGCCCAGTTTCGCCCCGGAGCGGCTGGTGGCGCTGCCCTCGAACGACCTCGTCGCGGTCTTCCAGGAAGCTGCAGGATTCGCCATTGACGGCGAGCGGGTCGCGGCCACCCCAGGACACTCGGTACGCCCTCGACCGTCTGCGGCGACAGCGCCGATCTCGAGGTTCGTGCCGCCTCAACGCGCTCGCGGCCGCGCGCCGCGTCCCTCCACGAAGATCAACACCTGCGCGGCCTGGCCCAGTGCGTCACGCTCAGATCAGGAGTTCGTAGACGGCGCGGTGTTTGTCCGGTCCTTTGTAGTCGCTGATGACGGACACGCCCTCGATCGTCTGATCGCCGGGGACGTTGGTGAAACCTCGTCGTGTCCACGTGGTGTGGGCTGCGGTGTTGTCGGGTTCTGAGGTGAGGTAGAGCCTGCGGGCGCTGAGAAGTTGGCTGCGTTCGCGGACTGCGTTCAGCAGGGCGGTGGTGACGCCGGCGCGGCGGCGCACGGGGTGGGCGATCGGGCAGGTGGTGGAGAACAGGGTGGCGTAGAGCCAGTAGTCAGAAGCGGTGCGTGGCCGGATGTAGGGCGCGCCGAGGCTCATCAGCTCGATGACGTCGGGGATGTCGTGCTGGGTCAGTGGGCTGATCTTCATCGGTGCCTTTCGCTGGGGTGGACCAGTTCGACGAGGTTCTTGGCGGCGGTCGCGGGGTCGAGGGCGTCGACAATGCTGCGGCCGACGATAAGGATGTCCCAGTCCGGGCTGGCCGGCACCGCGGAGTCCGTGGTGCTGAACCAGCGGACGTGCAGGACATGCGGACTACATACGCTCTGTACCAGCAACTCCGACAGGCTTCGCAGGTTGGGTTCCGCCTCTCCCGCCATTAGCCTGTCCGAGCGCCATCGCTGCCTTGCAAGTCGTTGCAGGACGTTTCAGGTCCGAATACCCGCTGGTAGATGTTGCCACATTCCCCTCCGCTACCTGGGTTTGTCCGTCAGTTGCGACCGCGTTTCTCCGCGCCTGCCGACCGCACCCCGACGGATCTTGCCCAATTGACCCCTCATGGGTCGGGAAACAGTCCCGTGAACGCGCCGCGCGCTAACCTTGACGGCATGGAAATTCCCGCCGTCAAGCGGCTGATTGCGGCCATCAACGCGCACGACCTCGACGCGATCGCCAGCAACTTCGCCGAGGACGTGGACACCTCGCACCCCGCCCACCCCGCGCGGGCGTTCGTCGGCAGGGAGAACGTGCGGACGAACTGGGTCATGATCCTCAAGGCGTTCCCGGACATCCGCGTCGAGATCGTCGACTCGGCCACCGTCGGCGACACCTTCTGGGGCGAGTTCCACTACATCCGGCCCGGCGCGGCCGACATGCGCGGGGTCATCGTGATCACGGTGCGGGGCGACGAGATCGTGCGATCCCGCTTCTTCATGGAAGAGGTCGAAGCGGCGCCGGCCGAGCACCCGATGCCGAGTGTGC
This genomic interval carries:
- a CDS encoding nuclear transport factor 2 family protein, with product MEIPAVKRLIAAINAHDLDAIASNFAEDVDTSHPAHPARAFVGRENVRTNWVMILKAFPDIRVEIVDSATVGDTFWGEFHYIRPGAADMRGVIVITVRGDEIVRSRFFMEEVEAAPAEHPMPSVPPSGEQEPVGS